The genomic segment AAGGATTGCCGAGGCCATTACACTGGGCGAACACCTTTTTGGGTGTTACCGGTTGGATGTTGCAAGCAAAAAAAAGGGCGACTGCAGAAGTCGCCCTTTTTTATTGACCCCGTTTCAATATCGTCAAGCCAACGCTGCCCCTGTGGTGAGGGGGTTACCCCCGTTGGGTTGCGCAGCAGCCCCAAAACCAGCGCCCACGACCTGTTAGACACAACCAGGCCCCCCTGTGGGAGCGAGCTTGCTGGCGATGGCGTTGTGATGCCGTTGTCGCAAGCAGGCTCGCTTCCACAGGGGGTAGGTTCGGGTCAGAGTTCTAATTTTTTTAAAGCGCTGGTGACTGCTTCGTCCAATTCAGGCCAGCTTTTTGCGGTATCGATGAAAGCCGGGTGTTCCCAATCGTAGGCCATAATCAAGGAGATTCTAAATGAGCCACTCTCGCAAAACTCTGGATACCAGCCTATGTCAATAATCTGATCATGAGGGAAGGCGGCTTGGAATAGGTCTTCCTTGAGGTCGTCCACAATCAGCGCTATGTCAGTAAATTGGTTGAGGTGGGATATGTCATCAAGCGTGATCGTTCCACCAAGCGCAATTATTTTTTTCAATATTCATCTATCTTTTCGCTTTCGTGAGCTTTCTAAAGGAGTCTTCGGAAATAGGATGGCCATGGATAGTGCCTGCGCTTAGTTCGATTCTCACGAATTGCGTTTCCTAACCATTGTTGGCGCCGATGGTCTTACCCATATCAATAACCTTCCAGGGCTTTCCATTAGTAACCTCCTGCCCGTTTTGAAATGCATGCCGTTCAAGTGCTTCTATATTTGTGCCAGGTAGATACTTTGCGGAACCACCATTGGCTGTTGATTTCACAATGTTTGGCCAGGGAGCTTTGGGCGCGACGTGCTTGTTACCGTGACTTGTCCATTGAACACCGGGCGGTGCTGATGTCCCCTCATTTATCTTGGCGTTGTTCGCCGGGTTCTCAGCGGTTCCAGGTTTGCTATTTGCTCCTCCCGGACATTCGCGGCTCAACCCCAACGGATCCACCCACCCTGTCGGGTTGGGCACGTACTGGTAGTTATTCAACCCACCCGCAAGCTTGATCGGGTCCGGCGTCAGAAACCGTCCAGTCCCCGGATTGTAGTAGCGATGCCGGTTGTAGTGTAAGCCTGTTTCCGCGTCGAAATACTGGCCCTGAAAACGCAGCGGGTTGTCGATTTCGGCGATGTCCAGCGCTGCGAGGTCAACGGCCCTTCGAGCGGGCAGCGGGCGACGTTGGAGGTAAAGTCAGCGTCGGTCATGCTCACGGTTTTGCGGGTGTCGCCGACTTTGATCGTTCGGTCCATGCCCATCAGCGAGGGCAGGTCTGCGGCGTGGCTGATTGTGTCGGCGGCCTGCGCGTACCAGGCTTTGGTTTGCTGTTGATACAGCGTCAGGCTGTCTTTGAACGTGTTCAGCTGGTTTTCGACGTAGGCAACGCGGTCCATCAGCCTTGTTCCAGAATCAGGTAGTTGAGCAGTGCTTCATGTCGGTTTTTTTCAACCGTGGGACGGCGTACGAAATGCGTGACTTTCAGCTTCAGATTGCTCTCGGGGCAGGTGTTGTAGATCTGCGGGTGTTCGTCCTCCAGCCATTGCAGCAGGTTGTCGATCAGGGGCGCCGGATTCTGCGTGGTCAGGCTGTCCAGCAGCTCTTGTGGCACTTCCCACCAGGGCCAGTCTTTGGCCTTTGGCACCGCTCGTGGACCGACGTCCAGACACTGGCCATTGATCAGATACCGATTGAAGACCGGCAGGATTTCCCCGGCGCTATCGCCCAGCTGTTCAAGAATCGGATGGATGAATCGCCCGTCCCAGAAGCGGAAAAACACCTCGCTTGTGTTCGGCATTCGTACTTGGGTCAGGCTACGCAGATGCTCGAGTACCACCTCCGGCGAGCTGGTGGACACGGCCAGCCAACCCCAGTCCCGAGCATCGGTTGCGGTGATCCATGGCAGGAAGTCCGAGTTGGATTTGATCTCGGCGAGGTAGGGCATTACCGCTTCCCAGCTGGCGTAGGGTGTTTCGCTCCACAGGGGGGTCAGTTGGGGGGCTGGGTGTGTTTCGTGCAGTGTCTTGATGGCTTGAGCGTCGCTGGCGGCGCTGATGATCAAGTAGAGGCGTTCGCCAGCCTGCAAGGGCCGTTCGGTCAGCCAGGCGTGGGGAGTCAAAGAATCAGGTTGCAAAATTAGGCGCCCTTGAGGAATTGAACGACATCGACCAGCAGGGCTGGTCGATGCTTGAGACCGGTTGGCCAACTCAGGCGGTTTTCGGGGCGTCCCAGTTATAGACGCTGCTAGTGCCGCAGGCTTCATGGGTCCAGGTTATTTTCCGGAAGCCAAGATGCACCTCCTGCATATGGGTGGAGTGCGAGTGCACCGGGTCCTGGCAGTCGAGCATGTAGTCCTTGACTGTGAGGACGATTGCCTCTTCAAGGGTGGTGGTGAAGTAGTGCTCCTGGCCTATGGGCGAGTCGCGGTACCACTTGATTTCAACCCAAAGGCGCTCGCCTGATGACAGCGCTTCCTGGAGCAGAGGCGAAGTCTTGTCAAATACCTTGCTGATCACCACAGGGTGGTTCAAACGCTTGCCAGTCGACTGGCCGGATTGGGGGTCCGTAGCGATGATCACGTCGTGTTTGAAAGACTGAACCATGATTTCGTCTAAACGGTCACCCTGGCGGGTTGTGCCGACCGATTTCTCGGAAGAAGCTCCCGCAGTGATATGGTTTTGAGTTGCGCCAATGATGGTCATGTACGCTGGTATGGCCATGGGTGTTTCCTATCGAATCAAGTGATGAAATCCGAAAGGCGATATCGCCATTCGGGTATCCAACCTCTAATCAATGTGCGTGCCAAAACAATAAAATCTATATAAATCAAATATATATGTAATCTGATTGAGACATGTAGAAACACCAACGGAAAACCGGCACCTGATGTGCGCAACATCTTGCGCACTGCTGCGCCACTTGTTGCGCAGTGCTCTACAGGCGTTACCGGGCAGGGCGTGCAACGCAATGGGCGTTAATTTTTCGCCTATCACTGCGCAACCTGTTGCGCATCAAGGCCATGAGCCACCAACGGCTTAATGTGTCGCTGAACGAACCGCCGAACAAGACGGTCCATCACACAGGTCCCTCCGCGCCGTCGGGTGGGCGACAACCCTGAAATCAAGTGAGAACACCATGAAGATCCTGATGGTTCTAACGTCCCACGATCAGTTGGGTGATACCGGCAAGAAAACCGGTTTCTGGCTCGAAGAATTCGCCGCGCCGTATTACACGTTCAAGGATGCAGGCGCGCAGTTGACCCTGGCGTCGCCCAAGGGCGGTCAGCCGCCGCTGGACCCGAAAAGCGACGAGCCCGACGCGCAAACCGCCGCTACCGAGCGCTTTCGCAAGGACTCTGCCGCGCAGTCCGCACTGGCTTCCACGGTGGTTTTGAGCAGCGTCAAGGCTGAAGATTTCGACGCCGTGTTTTACCCCGGTGGCCATGGCCCGCTCTGGGACCTGGCCGAAGACCAGCATTCAATCGCGTTGATCGAGGCGTTCTACCGCGCCGGCAAACCTGTCGCCACCGTCTGCCATGCGCCGGGTGTGCTGCGTCACGTCAAGGGCAGCGACGGGCAGTCGTTGGTCAAGGGCAAGCGGGTGACGGGGTTCAGCAATAGCGAAGAAGCGGCGGTGCAACTTACCGACGTGGTGCCGTTTCTGGTGGAGGACGTGCTCAAGGCCAATGGCGGGACTTACTCGAAGGCCGATGACTGGGCGAGCTACGTGATTGCCGATGGTCTGTTGCTGACGGGGCAGAACCCGGCGTCCTCGGAGGCGACGGCTGAGGCGTTGCTGGCGAAGCTGGCTGAATAAAGCTCGGCCGAACACGTTCATGTGGCGAGGGAGCTTGCTCCCGCCGGGCAGCGCAGCGGCCCCAAAATTCTGCGAACGGGGCACGGATTTTGTCAGCGCTGCGCACTCAAGCGGGAGCAAGCTCCCTCGCCACAATGATCTGTCGCACGTCAGACGACGTTCGACAACCCAAGCGTCTTGCAGCACTCATCAATCGAGCGCCGTTGCGTCTCGGCATACAACCCCAGCTCATCGATGGTTGAACGCCCCAGCGCCTGTTCAAATGCGTGCTGATTGGAGTGCACGCCATAATGGGTTTGCGCCGCATCCCCCAGGTTCGACTGGAAAATCCCCGCCGCGCTGACCGGCAAGAAATCCTCATACACCAGCGGCTCTACCCGCACATGACCGTCGCTGAGCAAGCCCTCCAGCGACGCACCCCCGAGCCCGTCCGCCGCCAGGCCTTTGTCCGTCACGAAATACCGAAAGTACGCCAGTTCCTGTAGGCGCATGCCTTCAATGCTGTCAGGAAATTCTGCGAAGTGTTGGGTCATCAGCGCGTTGTAGCGTGCGGCATTGGCTTCGTTGGGGAAGTCCTTGAGCTCCTCTCGGGCGGCATTGAGCAGACGGTCGTAGAGCGCCCGGCCTTTGGGCGTGAGCGCCGCGCCGCGTTGCTCGATTTCACCGAAGCGGGCGCTGTGGCTACCGCGATTGTCGGCCTGATCGGTGAAGGCAATCGGTTCATCCAGCGCCTTGAAACTGGTCTGGCGCAACAGGATCGGGCACTGGCGGCGGGGCGGGCCTTCGATGACGGCCTTGGGGGTGATGCCGTGAGCGGGCATTTGCGCCTGGACGATGTCGATGTCCAGGGTGCGCGGCGTCAGGTGGTTGATGTGCGGGCCTTTGAACGCCACGACGTCGGCGATCAGTCGATGCTGGGCGCTGAGTTGTTGGTACTGCGCGGCGGTGACGGTGGCGCTGTGGTGCCAGCGGAACGTCTCCAGCGCCTGTTCGACGAAGTCAGTGGCCTGGGTTTCGGTAAGGCCACCCTGGGTTTCAGCCTGCTCGATCAGGAACAGCGCGGCAGGGGTGAAGATCGAGCGTTTATCCAGCACCGACTGCGCGAAGGCCCGCAGTTCAAGGTCCTCGATCAGCTCCAGGCGCAGCAGTGATGTGAATACCCGAAACGGGCTGACCTGCAACGCTTGTTCATGCACCGCACGAAACGCCGTGGAATGCACCGGCACCCCGGCCGGCGTCAGGTCGTAGTAGCCCACCGGTTGCATGCCCATGACCGCAAACAGCCGGGCCAGGGTTGCCAGTTCCGCTGCGGTGCCGACGCGGATGGCGCCATGGCGCTCCAGGTCAAGGCGCTGGATTTCCCCGGTGCTGTGCAGTTGCCGGGCGATCTGCGGTTCGTTGTCGAGCACCTTGCGGTTGGTCTGTTCAACCAGTTCCATCAGCGCACCGTACAGCGGCACCTCTTCGCGATACATGTCGGACATCGCTTTGGAGAAGTGTTGGCGGATCAGGTCGGGGCTGATGAGGCTCGGCTGGCTCATGAAAAGTGTTCCTGGCGCTAAGACGGATGGATGGATGGAGCAAAAGATCGCAGCCTTCGGCGGTGCCGACAAACGAAGAATCCTACGGACTTCATTCTGTCAGGGACTGGTCCAGCAGTTCGATCCAGTGCCTGACCGGCGTCCGCCCGGCGCTGGCGAGGTGGCTCTGGCAGCCGATGTTGGCGGTGACGATCAATTGCGGGTGGCCGCTTTCCAGCGCGTTGAGACGGTTATCGCGCAGTTGCCGGGCCAGCTCCGGTTGGGTCAGCGAATAGGTGCCGGCCGACCCGCAGCACAAATGCCCGTCTGGCACCGTGGTCAGGTTGAAGCCGAGGCGGGTCAGCACCGCCTCCACCGCGCCGCCGAGTTTCTGTGCGTGTTGCAGGGTGCAGGGGCAATGCACGGCAATGCGCTGATCGCTGGCGGCGCAGATCCGCTCCAGAGGCAGTTCGGCCAACACTTGCACCAGGTCCAATGCCAGCGCGCTGACGCATCGGGCCTTGGCCGCGTAGGCCGGATCGTCCTGCAACAGGTGCCCGTAATCCTGGATGAACGCGCCGCAGCCGCTGGCCGTTTGCACAATGGCTTCGGCGCCGTTTACCAGGTATGGCCACCAGGCATCGATGTTGTGGCGGGCGCGATCCAGGCCTTTGGGTTGGGCGTCGAGGTGATAATCCAGGGCACCGCAACATCCGGCTTCAGGCACCGCAATCACGCTGATTCCGAGTCGATCCAGCACCCGGGCCGCTGCCGCGTTGGTGTTGGGCGACAGTCCCGGTTGTACGCAGCCTTCGAGCATCAGCACCCGACGGGCATGGCGCGGGGCAGGGCGCTGGCCGGTGGCGGGCAGGTCACGGGGTAACTTCGCTTCGACGCTGCGCGCCAGCCACGGCCGAAATGTCGTGCCGATACGCAGCAAGGATTTGAACAGGTTCGGGTTCGGCGCCAGCGCCCGCAAGCCTTCGCGCAGCAAACGCTGACTTGCCGGGCGCGGCACCGCCTGATCGACCACGGCACGGCCGATGTCCAGCAGGTTGTGATAGTCGACCCCGGAGGGGCAGGTGGTTTCGCAGTTACGGCATGACAGGCAACGGTCCAGATGCAGCTGGGTGTTCGCGGTGGCGGTGGCGCCTTCGAGCACTTGCTTGATCAGGTAAATGCGCCCACGGGGACCGTCCAGCTCGTCGCCCAGCAGTTGGTAGGTCGGGCAGGTGGCGTTGCAAAAGCCGCAGTGCACGCAGGTACGGAGGATTTTTTCTGCTTCGGCGGCGCGTGGCAGTTGTCGGGATTGTTCGCTTAATGTGGTTTGCATCGGCGGGCCTGGGCAACTGTGGGTGGAAGAACGCAATCCCTGTGGGAGCGAGTGGGCACTAAAACTCCGCGTACATCCGGCCAGGATTGAACAGCCCTTGCGGGTCCAGTTGTGCCTTGAGCTGGCGGTGGTAGCGCAGCAGCGCCGGGGCCAGTGGCTGGAACGGTGCCTCAGTGACGCCATGGCTGTAACAGGTGGCATGGCCGCCCAGTTCATGGGCGAGGGTCTGGACATCGAGTGCGTCGGATTTGAGCCAGCGTTGCGCGCCGGCCCAGTCGATCAGCTGCTCACCGGGCAACGGCAAGGCCCCGAGATTGTTGGGCAGCGACAACCGCCACAAGGGCAGGCCTTCATCGAAAAATGCCAGTCTGTGCTCATTCAACGCCGACCAGTAACCCGCGTCCAGCGGTTCGCCCCCCAGCCGTTGCCGGGCCGCCATTACAGAGCCTTCACCGCCCTCCAGGCGCAGAAACAAACGCTGGCCGTTGTGGCTCGCGGCGCTGATCGGCAGCGGCTGCTGGCCCCACTCGGCGAGTCGGGCAAGGGCCAGGGCGCTGTTGATTTCAAGGCCGATACTCAGGGAGTGCCGGGGTTTTGGCAGCACCTTGAATGAGACTTCGGTCAGCACGCCGAGGCATCCGTAGCTGCCCACCAGCAAACGCGAAAGATCGTAACCGGCGACGTTTTTCATCACCTCGCCACCAAAGCGCAGGTGTTTACCCAGGCCGGTGATCAGCCGCGTGCCGAGGACAAAATCTCGCACCGAACCGGCCCAGGGACGTCGAGGCCCGGACAGCCCGGCAGCGACCATCCCGCCCACTGTCGCGCCTTCGCCGAACGACGGCGGTTCGCAGGGCAGCATCTGCCCGTGAGCGTCGAGTGTGGCGAGCAATTCGCTCAGTGGCGTACCGGCGCGAACGCTGACCACCAGCTCTGTCGGGTCATAACTGACAATGCCGCAATGGGCGCGTGTGTCGAGCACTTCGCCGGCCACCTCGCGACCCAGGAACGCCTTGCTGTTGGCGCCCTGAATTCGCAGTGGCGTGGCATTTTCACGGGCCAGGTTGACCTGGTCGAGCAAGTCCCGGCTGGCGTCGAACTCGCCCATCAGAAGCGCTCCAGCTCGGGAAATGGCAGTTGGCCTGCGTGGATGTGCATCGCGCCGAACTCGGCGCAGCGATGCAGGGTCGGGATGTTCTTGCCGGGGTTGAGCAGGCCTTGTGGGTCAAAGGCACTTTTCAGGCTGTGGAACAGGGTCAGTTCGTCGCTGTTGAACTGCGCGCACATCTGATTGATCTTCTCGCGGCCGACCCCGTGTTCGCCGGTGATACTGCCACCGACCTTGACGCACAGTTCGAGGATCTGGCCGCCCAGCGATTCTGCCCGTTGCAGTTCGCCGGGCTGGTTGGCGTCGAACAGGATCAGCGGGTGCATGTTGCCGTCGCCGGCGTGAAACACGTTGGCGACGCGCAAACCGTGCTCGGCGGCCAGCCGGGTGATGTCCCGAAGCACGCCGGGCAGTTCGCGGCGGGGAATGGTGCCGTCCATGCAGTAGTAGTCCGGTGAGAGCCGGCCAATGGCCGGGAAAGCGTTTTTGCGTCCGGCCCAGAAACGCACGCGTTCAGCTTCGTCCCTGGCCAGCCGCACGTCACTGGCGCCGGCTTGTTGCATCACCTCGCGCACCCGCTGGCAGTCGTCGTGGACGTCGGCTTCGACGCCGTCCAGTTCGCACAGCAGAATGGCCTCGGCGTCCATCGGATAGCCGGCGTGGATGAAGTCCTCGGCGGCGCAAATGGCCAGGTTGTCCATCATTTC from the Pseudomonas sp. N3-W genome contains:
- a CDS encoding DUF4123 domain-containing protein yields the protein MQPDSLTPHAWLTERPLQAGERLYLIISAASDAQAIKTLHETHPAPQLTPLWSETPYASWEAVMPYLAEIKSNSDFLPWITATDARDWGWLAVSTSSPEVVLEHLRSLTQVRMPNTSEVFFRFWDGRFIHPILEQLGDSAGEILPVFNRYLINGQCLDVGPRAVPKAKDWPWWEVPQELLDSLTTQNPAPLIDNLLQWLEDEHPQIYNTCPESNLKLKVTHFVRRPTVEKNRHEALLNYLILEQG
- a CDS encoding Hcp family type VI secretion system effector encodes the protein MAIPAYMTIIGATQNHITAGASSEKSVGTTRQGDRLDEIMVQSFKHDVIIATDPQSGQSTGKRLNHPVVISKVFDKTSPLLQEALSSGERLWVEIKWYRDSPIGQEHYFTTTLEEAIVLTVKDYMLDCQDPVHSHSTHMQEVHLGFRKITWTHEACGTSSVYNWDAPKTA
- a CDS encoding type 1 glutamine amidotransferase domain-containing protein; translated protein: MKILMVLTSHDQLGDTGKKTGFWLEEFAAPYYTFKDAGAQLTLASPKGGQPPLDPKSDEPDAQTAATERFRKDSAAQSALASTVVLSSVKAEDFDAVFYPGGHGPLWDLAEDQHSIALIEAFYRAGKPVATVCHAPGVLRHVKGSDGQSLVKGKRVTGFSNSEEAAVQLTDVVPFLVEDVLKANGGTYSKADDWASYVIADGLLLTGQNPASSEATAEALLAKLAE
- a CDS encoding VOC family protein — protein: MSQPSLISPDLIRQHFSKAMSDMYREEVPLYGALMELVEQTNRKVLDNEPQIARQLHSTGEIQRLDLERHGAIRVGTAAELATLARLFAVMGMQPVGYYDLTPAGVPVHSTAFRAVHEQALQVSPFRVFTSLLRLELIEDLELRAFAQSVLDKRSIFTPAALFLIEQAETQGGLTETQATDFVEQALETFRWHHSATVTAAQYQQLSAQHRLIADVVAFKGPHINHLTPRTLDIDIVQAQMPAHGITPKAVIEGPPRRQCPILLRQTSFKALDEPIAFTDQADNRGSHSARFGEIEQRGAALTPKGRALYDRLLNAAREELKDFPNEANAARYNALMTQHFAEFPDSIEGMRLQELAYFRYFVTDKGLAADGLGGASLEGLLSDGHVRVEPLVYEDFLPVSAAGIFQSNLGDAAQTHYGVHSNQHAFEQALGRSTIDELGLYAETQRRSIDECCKTLGLSNVV
- the glcF gene encoding glycolate oxidase subunit GlcF — protein: MQTTLSEQSRQLPRAAEAEKILRTCVHCGFCNATCPTYQLLGDELDGPRGRIYLIKQVLEGATATANTQLHLDRCLSCRNCETTCPSGVDYHNLLDIGRAVVDQAVPRPASQRLLREGLRALAPNPNLFKSLLRIGTTFRPWLARSVEAKLPRDLPATGQRPAPRHARRVLMLEGCVQPGLSPNTNAAAARVLDRLGISVIAVPEAGCCGALDYHLDAQPKGLDRARHNIDAWWPYLVNGAEAIVQTASGCGAFIQDYGHLLQDDPAYAAKARCVSALALDLVQVLAELPLERICAASDQRIAVHCPCTLQHAQKLGGAVEAVLTRLGFNLTTVPDGHLCCGSAGTYSLTQPELARQLRDNRLNALESGHPQLIVTANIGCQSHLASAGRTPVRHWIELLDQSLTE
- the glcE gene encoding glycolate oxidase subunit GlcE, with protein sequence MGEFDASRDLLDQVNLARENATPLRIQGANSKAFLGREVAGEVLDTRAHCGIVSYDPTELVVSVRAGTPLSELLATLDAHGQMLPCEPPSFGEGATVGGMVAAGLSGPRRPWAGSVRDFVLGTRLITGLGKHLRFGGEVMKNVAGYDLSRLLVGSYGCLGVLTEVSFKVLPKPRHSLSIGLEINSALALARLAEWGQQPLPISAASHNGQRLFLRLEGGEGSVMAARQRLGGEPLDAGYWSALNEHRLAFFDEGLPLWRLSLPNNLGALPLPGEQLIDWAGAQRWLKSDALDVQTLAHELGGHATCYSHGVTEAPFQPLAPALLRYHRQLKAQLDPQGLFNPGRMYAEF